A region of the Amycolatopsis sp. cg13 genome:
GGAATCCCATTCCCCTCAAGAAGCCCTTCACGCAACCACCCCACACCCCCGGGGTCTACTCCGACCGCAGCGTGTCCAACCGTGTCACCTGCCGCAGCAGCGGCAGGGTCAACGCCGTCACCAGCAGCACCGCGGCCACCGCGGCGCCTGCCAATCCGGCCAGGACTCCGCCGTCCACCAGCATCGGCAATTTCGCCAGCCGCAGGATCGGCGCGGTCAAGCCCAGCCCCGCTCCGACGGCCAGCACTACCCCGACCACCACCGGAACCGCCGTCTGCCACAGCGATCCGCGGGCCAGCACGCCGATCGGCACGCCGGACGCGGACAGCGCCGCCAGCGGACGACGCCGCTCGCTGATCTGCTCGATCGACAGCATCAGCAGGCTCATCGCGGCCACCGCCAGCACGAAGAGCGACGCGGTCAGCAGCACCGCACGGAAGCTCGCCAGCATCCGGTCGTCGCGGCCGGAGAAGTCGGCCAGGTAGTCCGTCTTGCCGACTTCCGCCTTCCACGCCAGCGGGCGCAATTCCGTCGCGACCCGGTCGATCAGCGCGTCCACGCCGCCGGGGCCCGCGACCAGCAATTGCACGCGTTCCCCCGGCGCCTGGATGCCGCCGAGCGCGCCGGGCGTGATCATCAGGTCGCCGGACACCCCCTTCGCCTCGTTGGCCGAGGACACCACCCGGAGGTTGTCCGGGACCGTCCACTTCGGACCGTCGACCTCGGCGTCCTTGCGGTAGTCGGTCATCCGCAACTCGCCCTTCGGGGCGGGCTGGGCCGACGAGCCCGCGACATAGAAGACGTCGCCGTCCGCGCAGTTCCCGATGTTCGCCTGCGTCTTCAGCGCCACGCAGTCCCCGAGAGTGCCGAAGACGTGCTGTTCACCGGACTTGAACTGCACGGATTTGGCGCTGTGCACGCCCGTCACCCCGGCGACCCCGGACAGCCGCTGCCGGACCTCGGCCTCGTGCGCGGTCGTCGTGTCCACCCGCACCGGCGCGGCCGCGACGCCGTCCGGCGTGTGGTACGACCTCGACGTGCGGTTGGTCATCGACGTGAGCACGCCCTGGATCAGGATCGTCCCGGCCAGCACCACGACCAGCCCGGACACCACCCGGCTGGCGGTGCCGCTGTCGAGCTGCAGCCGCCGGACCGCGAGCTGCCACGACGGCGGGCCGCCCTGCAGCCGTTCCACGATCCGTTCGACCAGCCACGGCAGCAGCGCCGCGACGCCGACGAGCAGGAACACGCTGCCCACCGCGAGCGCCATCGCCGCGCCCTGGTCACCCGACCCCGGCGATACGACGAGCGTCCCGAGCAGGAACACCACGCCGATCCCGGTGATCGTCCAGCGCCACCACATCCGCCGCCGCACCGGTTTGCCCTGGCGGACCACGCCGAGCGGTTCGACGATCGTCCGGCGCAGCCCGAACAGCGCCGAGCCGACCGCGAGCCCGGGCACGAGCAGCGCGATCACCAGCAACGAAATCCACGACGGCGTGAAATCGTCCGCGAACACGCGGATGCCGAAGGGCAGCCAGTCCCCGATGAACGGCCGCAGCGCGTAGAACAGCGCACCGCCCGCCACGAGCCCGATGACCGCGCCGACCAGAGATTCCGCCGCCGCGACCCGTTTGATCTGCCGGGCGTCCACGCCGATCAGCCGCAAGGCGGCGAGCCGTCGTTCGCGTTGCGCCGCACCCATTCGCGACGCGGTGGTCACGAAGATCAGCAACGGCAGCAGCAGCACCGCGGCGATCGGCGCGATGACCATCCACATCACCAAAGGCAGGGTGAACCCTTCGGCGGGCTTGCCGTAGGCGTAAACGCTGCTGGCGTTTTCGCCCTCGGCCTTGATCTCCGCGGCGGTCGACCCGTAGTACGCCGTCAGGTCGGCGGCGTCGCTGACCCCCGGCTCGGCGATCTGGCCGACCACGTTCCCCGGCAGCCGCGCCTTGAGCGACGCGCCGTCGGCCGAGTTCAGCTTCTCCGCCAGCGCCGGCGACACGATCACCTCGCCCGGCGCGGGCAGCCGGTCGAGCCCCGGCGGCACCGGCGAGTTCGGCCCGGTCGGTGCCACCGCAGTCAGCTGAAGAAAGTCCG
Encoded here:
- a CDS encoding FtsX-like permease family protein; protein product: MTRDLLLGLRLAVGGGRMSGSALLRLAMTAFGIALAVAVLLPAASVSHLVNARADRAAAIKQDTAPREGIAPLATYRWYPSVGADFLQLTAVAPTGPNSPVPPGLDRLPAPGEVIVSPALAEKLNSADGASLKARLPGNVVGQIAEPGVSDAADLTAYYGSTAAEIKAEGENASSVYAYGKPAEGFTLPLVMWMVIAPIAAVLLLPLLIFVTTASRMGAAQRERRLAALRLIGVDARQIKRVAAAESLVGAVIGLVAGGALFYALRPFIGDWLPFGIRVFADDFTPSWISLLVIALLVPGLAVGSALFGLRRTIVEPLGVVRQGKPVRRRMWWRWTITGIGVVFLLGTLVVSPGSGDQGAAMALAVGSVFLLVGVAALLPWLVERIVERLQGGPPSWQLAVRRLQLDSGTASRVVSGLVVVLAGTILIQGVLTSMTNRTSRSYHTPDGVAAAPVRVDTTTAHEAEVRQRLSGVAGVTGVHSAKSVQFKSGEQHVFGTLGDCVALKTQANIGNCADGDVFYVAGSSAQPAPKGELRMTDYRKDAEVDGPKWTVPDNLRVVSSANEAKGVSGDLMITPGALGGIQAPGERVQLLVAGPGGVDALIDRVATELRPLAWKAEVGKTDYLADFSGRDDRMLASFRAVLLTASLFVLAVAAMSLLMLSIEQISERRRPLAALSASGVPIGVLARGSLWQTAVPVVVGVVLAVGAGLGLTAPILRLAKLPMLVDGGVLAGLAGAAVAAVLLVTALTLPLLRQVTRLDTLRSE